One part of the Lemur catta isolate mLemCat1 chromosome 13, mLemCat1.pri, whole genome shotgun sequence genome encodes these proteins:
- the ALG11 gene encoding GDP-Man:Man(3)GlcNAc(2)-PP-Dol alpha-1,2-mannosyltransferase — MAAAERGWCLCELLRFFYSLFFPGLIVCGTLCICLVIVLWGIRLLLHRKKKSVSTSRNGKNETVVAFFHPYCNAGGGGERVLWCALRALQKKYPEAVYVVYTGDINVSGQQILEGAFRRFNIRLTRPVQFVFLKKRYLVEDSLYPHFTLLGQSLGSIFLGWEALMQCVPDIYIDSMGYAFTLPLFKYIGGCRVGSYVHYPTISTDMLSVVKNQNVGFNNAAFITRNPFLSKVKLIYYYLFAFAYGLVGSCSDVVMVNSSWTLKHILSLWKAGNCTNIVYPPCDVQTFLDIPLHEKKVTPGHLLVSVGQFRPEKNHPLQIRAFAKLLNKVAESSPSLKLVLIGGCRNKEDELRVNQLRRLSEDLGVQEDVEFKINIPFNELKNYLSEATIGLHTMWNEHFGIGVVECMAAGTVILAHNSGGPKLDIVVPHEGDITGFLAETEDGYAETMAHILSMSAEKRLQIRKNARASVSRFSDQEFEVTFLSSVEKLFK, encoded by the exons ATGGCGGCCGCCGAAAGGGGCTGGTGCTTGTGCGAGTTGTTGAG gtttttttattcattattcttcCCTGGGCTAATTGTATGTGGAACTTTATGTATATGTTTGGTCATTGTCCTTTGGGGGATCAGACTGCTgctacacagaaagaaaaagtccGTGTCAACTagcagaaatgggaaaaatgaaacGGTGGTTGCATTTTTTCATCCATACTGCAATGctggtggaggaggagaaagagtttTATGGTGTGCCTTAAGAGCCCTGCAGAAAAA gTATCCTGAAGCAGTTTATGTTGTTTATACCGGCGACATAAACGTCAGTGGTCAACAGATCTTAGAAGGTGCTTTCAGAAGATTTAACATCAGATTAACTCGCCCAGTgcagtttgttttcttaaagaaacGCTACCTTGTGGAAGATTCACTCTATCCTCACTTCACACTGCTGGGCCAAAGTCTAGGATCCATTTTTCTTGGCTGGGAAGCTCTGATGCAGTGTGTTCCTGACATTTACATCGATTCAATGGGATATGCTTTCACACTTCCTCTGTTTAAGTACATAGGGGGTTGCCGAGTTGGAAGCTATGTTCATTATCCCACTATCAGCACTGACATGCTCTCTGTAGTTAAGAATCAAAATGTTGGATTTAATAATGCAGCCTTCATTACCAGGAATCCATTTCTCAGCAAAGTAAAACTCATCTACtactatttatttgcttttgcttATGGACTTGTTGGTTCTTGCAGTGACGTAGTCATGGTCAATTCTTCTTGGACACTGAAGCATATTCTGTCACTGTGGAAGGCTGGGAATTGCACTAATATTGTTTATCCACCTTGTGATGTACAGACATTTCTGGACATTCCCTTACATGAGAAGAAGGTGACCCCAGGACATTTACTGGTTTCTGTTGGCCAATTTAGGCCTGAAAAGAATCATCCTTTGCAGATCAGAGCCTTTGCTAAATTGCTGAATAAGGTGGCTGAGTCATCTCCTTCTCTTAAACTTGTCCTCATTGGAGGCTGTCGTAACAAAGAAGATGAACTTAGGGTAAACCAACTAAGAAGGCTGTCTGAGGACTTAGGAGTTCAAGAAgatgtggaatttaaaataaacattccatttaatgaattaaagaattACTTGTCTGAAGCAACAATTGGTCTGCATACCATGTGGAATGAGCATTTTGGGATTG gagtTGTGGAGTGTATGGCAGCTGGGACAGTCATCCTCGCACACAATTCAGGGGGCCCGAAGCTTGACATTGTTGTACCTCACGAAGGAGACATAACTGGATTTCTGGCTGAGACTGAAGATGGCTATGCTGAGACTATGGCTCATATTCTGTCTATGTCTGCAGAAAAGAGACTCCAAATCAGAAAAAATGCTCGTGCATCTGTAAGCAGATTCTCTGATCAGGAGTTTGAAGTGACATTCCTATCATCTgtggaaaagttatttaaataa